Genomic DNA from Roseburia intestinalis L1-82:
CGGATACCTGATGTTTCTTTGCAATTTTGGAGATTCTTGTTTTCTTGTCCCCACACAGGAAGATGCGTACAGCATCCGGATGTTCTTTATATGCATAATCCGATGCACGGCCGATTACGATACACGGCTGATCCTCAAACAGTGCTGACAATGCTTTTTTCGGTGTCTCACGCACCTTTAAATTCATATCGTCCGCAACCATACTCATCATATCATCCACCTGGCGTTCCCCAAAATAAAATGGATATTTGTCATACACTTTTTTCTCTTTTGCAAGCTCTATCAGTTCTTTTTTGGAATAACACGGGATGCCATAAATCTCTGACAATTTTCTTCCTACTTCGTCCCCTTCACATCCACATTGTCTGGCAATTGTTATAATCATAATAATCCTCCATTCCTGCACGTCCCTTTATAAAAACAACATTCTTATTTTTATAAAAAGTGCTCTGACCATTCCTTTTCTTTAAAGCCGGTAATTACCGTACTTCCATCTACGATCAATGGACGTTTTACCAGCATTCCGTTTGTCGCAAGCAGCTTTAACTGCTCGTCCCCGCTCATTTCAGGAAGCCTGTCCTTAAGCTTCATTTCTTTATATAAAAGTCCGCTGGTGTTAAAAAATTTCTTTAATGGCAGACCGCTCTTTTCATGCCATTCTTTCAATTCCTCGTAGGACGGATTCTGCTCTACGATGTGACGATCCGTATATGTAATCTCATGTTCATCCAGCCATTTTTTCGCTTTCTGACAGGTGGAACATTTGGGATATTCTATAAAAAGCATTGGATGTCCTCCTTTTGGTATGGTACGTTGTTGTTAATTGATATTGTACCACAAATTGGATGGGAGTGGGTACACAAATCCTTTTTCAGATGGTGGCATTTTTTATCGTAACAGGGAACCGTGACAGCTTGCTTTCTCTCGCCTCTATTGTGGTAAAATCAAAGTCGGATTTTTCAACAATGTGGCAATAACCGGGGTATATTTAGATACTCCATAGTCTTCAACAATACTGGTTATTCTAGCCCCTGCATCCTTTGATGAAGCCCCGCATAAGAAAATCCTTTCATTAGCAGTTCCATAATCTAATACGATAAAACGATCATGGAATATACCACCTGTCTTTTTCATTGATATTTTTACAGATGGATATTCCTTGCAAAAATCCGTAAATTCTATATTATGAAGTTTATTATTCCCAACATTATCGCTGAATAAAGTAATATTTACTCCTGTAGGAGAATTTTTAAGATGTACCAGCGTTCTTAATCCAATATAATTGTCAACGAC
This window encodes:
- a CDS encoding cytidylate kinase-like family protein is translated as MIITIARQCGCEGDEVGRKLSEIYGIPCYSKKELIELAKEKKVYDKYPFYFGERQVDDMMSMVADDMNLKVRETPKKALSALFEDQPCIVIGRASDYAYKEHPDAVRIFLCGDKKTRISKIAKKHQVSELKAKMIVDDTDRRRKQYHNYYSGETWGLADNYDLCLDECKLGIDGVAAVVSAYIGQINGKD
- a CDS encoding arsenate reductase family protein; the encoded protein is MLFIEYPKCSTCQKAKKWLDEHEITYTDRHIVEQNPSYEELKEWHEKSGLPLKKFFNTSGLLYKEMKLKDRLPEMSGDEQLKLLATNGMLVKRPLIVDGSTVITGFKEKEWSEHFL